A window of Pirellula sp. SH-Sr6A contains these coding sequences:
- a CDS encoding cob(I)yrinic acid a,c-diamide adenosyltransferase produces MKIYTKTGDAGTTGLFGGPRVAKNDARICAYGSIDELNAVLGLARASDLPGDMDRMIVHIQHQLFSIGAELATPNPEEHGLKWPAEDYVTQMEQWIDDLESQLQPLRNFILPGGTIQAAHLHVARTVCRRTEREIVSFSNSGRVSDASHIIVFLNRLSDLLFVMARYSNHVAGIQDTRWESPRK; encoded by the coding sequence ATGAAGATTTATACCAAGACCGGTGATGCCGGAACGACGGGCTTGTTCGGAGGCCCGCGCGTTGCGAAAAACGATGCGAGAATCTGCGCCTACGGTTCGATCGATGAGCTCAATGCCGTGCTGGGGCTCGCCAGGGCTAGTGACTTGCCCGGGGATATGGATCGAATGATCGTTCATATTCAGCACCAGCTCTTCTCCATTGGTGCGGAGTTGGCCACTCCCAATCCCGAGGAGCATGGACTCAAATGGCCGGCAGAGGACTATGTGACTCAGATGGAGCAATGGATCGATGACCTCGAGTCCCAACTGCAGCCGCTGCGCAATTTCATTTTGCCAGGGGGAACGATTCAAGCCGCTCACTTGCACGTCGCTCGAACCGTGTGCCGGCGAACGGAGCGAGAAATCGTGAGTTTTAGCAATTCGGGACGAGTAAGCGATGCTTCGCACATCATCGTGTTTTTAAATCGATTGAGCGATCTGCTATTCGTGATGGCGCGATACTCCAATCACGTCGCCGGAATTCAAGACACCCGCTGGGAGAGCCCGCGCAAGTAA